The following coding sequences are from one Paenibacillus sp. FSL R5-0912 window:
- a CDS encoding glycosyltransferase family 2 protein, with amino-acid sequence MTVSDVLMVIAVICIWSLLLVNVALIIAGYLYYIETENKAVPEIRGEYPMVTIMVPAHNEGVVISKTVESLLALDYPHDRYEIIVINDNSSDNSAELLSDIQQRNPQRNLIIINTDAISGGKGKSNALNIGFTRSKGELIAIYDADNTPERTALRYLVAEIMNDSTLGAVIGKFRTRNRDASLLTRFINIETLSFQWMAQAGRWKLFKLCTIPGTNFIMRRSIVESIGGWDVKAIAEDTEISFRIYMMGYRIKFQPKSVTWEQEPQTVKVWFKQRTRWAKGNIYVIVKNLPLLFDRKAAKIRFDILYYVSIYFLLLISLVTSDVLLVLHAMGYVHTTIAGLSSFLWLLAIVLFVVGIFVTLTTEKGEMSLSNLWIILLMYVSYCQLWMVVAAYGLYNYLKDVIFKREAKWYKTERY; translated from the coding sequence ATGACGGTCTCAGACGTGCTGATGGTCATTGCGGTGATCTGCATCTGGTCACTGCTGCTGGTGAATGTAGCGCTGATTATAGCGGGCTACCTGTACTATATTGAAACTGAGAATAAGGCAGTGCCGGAGATCAGGGGTGAGTATCCGATGGTGACGATTATGGTCCCTGCGCATAACGAGGGCGTGGTCATCAGCAAAACGGTGGAATCCCTGCTGGCGCTCGATTACCCGCATGACCGGTATGAGATCATCGTCATCAACGATAATTCCTCGGATAACAGCGCGGAGCTGCTTAGCGATATCCAGCAGAGGAATCCGCAGCGCAATCTGATCATCATTAATACGGATGCTATTAGCGGCGGCAAAGGAAAATCCAATGCGCTGAACATTGGCTTCACCCGCAGCAAGGGGGAGCTCATTGCCATCTATGATGCTGACAATACACCGGAACGCACCGCTTTGCGCTATCTTGTGGCTGAGATCATGAATGACTCCACCCTGGGAGCAGTCATCGGCAAGTTCAGAACCCGCAACCGCGATGCAAGCCTGCTGACCCGGTTTATTAATATTGAGACGCTGTCGTTTCAATGGATGGCACAAGCCGGCCGCTGGAAGCTGTTTAAGCTCTGTACGATTCCGGGAACGAATTTCATTATGCGCAGGTCTATTGTAGAGAGTATCGGCGGCTGGGATGTCAAGGCAATTGCCGAGGACACGGAGATTAGCTTCCGCATTTATATGATGGGGTACCGGATCAAGTTCCAGCCGAAATCGGTCACCTGGGAGCAGGAGCCGCAGACGGTGAAGGTCTGGTTCAAGCAGCGGACACGCTGGGCGAAGGGGAATATCTATGTCATTGTGAAGAATCTTCCGCTCCTCTTCGACCGGAAGGCGGCGAAGATCCGCTTCGATATCCTGTATTATGTCTCGATCTATTTCCTGCTCCTGATCTCGCTGGTCACCTCTGATGTTCTGCTTGTCCTTCATGCGATGGGGTACGTCCATACGACCATTGCCGGGCTCAGCAGCTTCCTGTGGCTGCTCGCCATTGTTCTATTCGTGGTCGGAATCTTCGTTACGCTGACAACGGAGAAAGGCGAGATGAGCCTGTCGAACCTGTGGATCATTCTGCTGATGTATGTTTCGTACTGCCAGCTGTGGATGGTGGTTGCCGCTTACGGACTGTATAACTATCTCAAAGACGTCATTTTCAAACGGGAAGCCAAATGGTACAAAACCGAGCGTTACTGA
- a CDS encoding glutathionylspermidine synthase family protein, protein MIPAESVFEYLDQSALERAPRVQQLHELGFTWADLEEEEYWLDAIAVMRGETYRELKDASSGLWMVLDKAVRYVHLKHDLYDLLGIPPVLWQMLDDCPMPEPGLISRYARFDFAVAGDGTIKLLELNADTPTGYVEASIATPWICAEAGIGNANAAMKQQLAAAWGAERPDTAACVAYGSHQEDTGTIDALAAHSGLDIRCVDCLDLWIDEGVVKDAEDRIIERMFALYPKEWMAVDEGGDALAYAIETGKLQLFNGPHSIILQSKGLIAAVWGMYELGLLFSEEERQVISRYILPTYNKAVFSESFVSKSVFGREGGSVRIFDDSGTLEIEDEEGYDSSQLFPVVYQKRAEMARIQTSEGELHLLTGMFVINGKPCGLLGRAGGPITGNASHFIALGVRGLEDEQG, encoded by the coding sequence ATGATTCCGGCAGAGAGCGTCTTCGAATATCTGGACCAGTCCGCTCTGGAGCGGGCACCCCGGGTACAGCAGCTGCATGAGCTGGGCTTCACCTGGGCTGACCTGGAGGAAGAGGAATATTGGCTGGATGCGATAGCTGTAATGCGCGGAGAGACCTACCGGGAACTGAAGGATGCCTCATCAGGACTGTGGATGGTTCTGGATAAGGCGGTCCGCTACGTCCATCTTAAGCATGACCTGTATGATCTGCTGGGAATTCCCCCGGTGCTGTGGCAGATGCTCGACGACTGCCCAATGCCTGAGCCGGGGCTGATTAGCCGGTATGCCCGGTTTGATTTTGCTGTAGCCGGAGACGGGACGATTAAGCTGCTGGAGCTGAATGCCGATACGCCGACCGGCTATGTGGAGGCCTCTATTGCTACGCCGTGGATCTGCGCAGAGGCAGGTATCGGGAATGCCAATGCCGCAATGAAGCAGCAGCTTGCTGCCGCCTGGGGCGCTGAACGTCCGGATACGGCAGCCTGTGTTGCCTATGGCAGCCATCAGGAGGATACCGGAACGATAGATGCACTGGCAGCACATAGCGGACTGGATATCCGCTGCGTCGATTGCCTGGACCTGTGGATTGATGAAGGTGTAGTGAAGGACGCAGAGGACCGGATCATTGAGCGGATGTTCGCGCTCTATCCGAAGGAGTGGATGGCTGTGGATGAAGGCGGCGACGCCCTGGCCTACGCCATCGAGACCGGGAAGCTCCAGCTGTTCAACGGTCCGCACAGCATCATCCTGCAATCCAAGGGGCTGATTGCTGCGGTATGGGGGATGTATGAGCTGGGCCTGCTGTTCAGCGAAGAGGAACGTCAGGTCATCTCCCGTTACATACTGCCTACGTATAATAAGGCGGTATTCTCCGAAAGCTTTGTGTCCAAGTCTGTCTTCGGCCGGGAAGGCGGGTCCGTGCGGATTTTTGATGACAGCGGTACGCTTGAAATAGAGGATGAAGAAGGCTATGACAGCAGCCAGCTGTTCCCGGTGGTCTATCAAAAAAGAGCCGAAATGGCCCGGATTCAGACCAGTGAAGGAGAGCTTCACCTGCTGACCGGCATGTTCGTGATTAACGGGAAGCCCTGCGGTCTGCTCGGCAGGGCTGGCGGACCGATTACAGGCAATGCCAGTCATTTTATCGCGCTAGGAGTGAGGGGGCTTGAAGATGAACAAGGGTAG
- a CDS encoding response regulator, whose protein sequence is MKAILIDDEKPALQHLERLLLKDGRLEITGKYTSARRGLEHLEREKADIVFLDIGMPEMNGLEAGEYIAGLDRSTRIVYITAYSEYAIEAFELNAADYLLKPVTSQRLSKTLERLEIRIEQNEARVEALPEPAAAVKQLSILCFKRLEFMDSTEPGRKMQWRTSKAQEVFALLLHNRGQWILKDTIVDWVWPDFKPEKAVTNLHTTVYHIRKLLKAWDMDVRVEFSQERYRLTKEKVLLDLEEFELGYCNTSVESEEEWARREAVLSLYRGDYLEEHHYDWAETRRKELQIRFIRMSLHSAEYELSSVRPRQALDRLLILQALDPYSDQICRLVLRSYADLGDFIGFRKHYDKYKELLQRDLGIQPDHVIDNWVQKVL, encoded by the coding sequence ATGAAAGCGATACTAATCGATGATGAAAAGCCTGCATTGCAGCATCTGGAGCGCCTGCTCCTGAAAGACGGACGTCTGGAGATTACCGGCAAGTATACTTCGGCAAGACGGGGACTGGAGCATCTGGAGCGGGAGAAGGCGGATATCGTCTTCCTGGATATAGGTATGCCTGAGATGAACGGGCTGGAAGCCGGCGAGTATATAGCCGGTCTGGACCGGAGCACGCGGATTGTCTATATCACAGCATACAGTGAGTATGCTATTGAGGCTTTTGAACTGAACGCCGCCGACTATCTGCTGAAGCCGGTAACCTCCCAGCGCCTGAGCAAAACGCTCGAACGCCTAGAGATTCGCATAGAGCAGAATGAAGCGCGTGTGGAGGCGCTCCCGGAGCCTGCAGCTGCCGTCAAACAGCTCTCGATTCTCTGCTTCAAACGTCTGGAGTTCATGGACAGCACGGAGCCTGGGCGCAAGATGCAGTGGAGAACCAGCAAAGCGCAGGAAGTGTTCGCCCTGCTGCTCCATAACCGCGGCCAATGGATTCTTAAGGATACCATTGTGGATTGGGTCTGGCCGGACTTCAAACCGGAGAAAGCAGTAACCAACCTGCATACAACGGTGTACCATATCCGTAAGCTGCTTAAGGCTTGGGATATGGATGTGCGGGTTGAGTTCTCGCAGGAGCGTTACAGGCTGACCAAGGAGAAGGTGCTGCTCGATCTGGAAGAATTCGAGCTGGGATACTGCAATACCTCTGTGGAATCGGAAGAGGAATGGGCGCGCAGAGAAGCGGTGCTGAGTCTGTACCGCGGAGACTATCTGGAAGAACATCATTATGACTGGGCAGAAACGCGGCGCAAGGAATTGCAGATCCGCTTTATCCGCATGTCGCTGCATTCGGCCGAATATGAATTATCCTCCGTACGTCCCCGGCAGGCACTGGACAGGCTGCTGATTCTGCAGGCACTAGACCCGTATTCCGATCAAATCTGCCGGCTGGTGCTGAGAAGTTACGCCGACCTGGGAGATTTCATCGGGTTTAGGAAACACTACGATAAATATAAAGAACTGCTACAGCGGGATTTAGGCATCCAGCCGGATCATGTCATAGACAACTGGGTCCAGAAGGTGCTATAA
- a CDS encoding SDR family oxidoreductase, producing MDLGLEGKSVLVAAASKGLGLATALEYAREGAKVTIASRSLAQLEAARLAIHEATGQEVAVAEMDVTRPEDIERAVQTAAGFGGGLDVLVTNAGGPPGGSFGDMADADWSGGFELTLMSTVRLIREALPHMRSAGGGRIVSISSVSIKQPIQGLILSNVFRAGVNALNKSLATELAPEGILINSLAPGRIGTDRILQLDGKRAEAVGTSLEQVQAEALKGIPLGRTGTPEEFGKAAVFLGSFANTYITGQSLLVDGGMVKSL from the coding sequence ATGGATTTGGGTCTTGAGGGAAAGTCGGTACTGGTGGCTGCCGCCAGCAAAGGGCTGGGGCTGGCTACCGCGCTAGAATACGCGCGTGAGGGAGCGAAGGTAACGATCGCGAGCCGGAGCCTCGCGCAGCTGGAAGCGGCGCGGCTGGCAATACATGAAGCAACGGGGCAAGAGGTAGCGGTGGCAGAGATGGATGTGACCCGCCCGGAGGATATTGAACGGGCGGTCCAGACGGCCGCCGGATTCGGAGGCGGCCTCGATGTGCTTGTCACGAACGCCGGCGGGCCTCCGGGCGGCAGCTTCGGGGATATGGCCGACGCGGACTGGAGCGGCGGCTTCGAGCTTACGCTGATGAGCACGGTCCGCCTGATCCGTGAAGCGCTGCCGCATATGCGCAGCGCTGGCGGAGGGCGGATTGTCAGCATCAGCTCGGTCTCGATCAAGCAGCCGATCCAGGGGCTGATTCTCTCGAATGTGTTCCGCGCAGGGGTGAACGCGCTGAACAAGAGCCTGGCCACGGAGCTTGCGCCCGAAGGCATTCTGATCAACAGTCTGGCGCCCGGACGCATCGGTACAGACCGGATTCTACAGCTCGACGGCAAACGGGCGGAAGCGGTGGGGACTTCGCTTGAGCAGGTCCAGGCGGAGGCGCTGAAAGGGATTCCGCTCGGCAGAACAGGAACTCCGGAGGAGTTCGGTAAAGCGGCAGTATTTCTCGGTTCTTTTGCCAATACTTATATTACCGGCCAATCCCTGCTTGTCGACGGCGGAATGGTGAAATCGCTCTAA
- a CDS encoding cellulose biosynthesis cyclic di-GMP-binding regulatory protein BcsB, with protein sequence MMKKQIMIGLICLSLFLVQIPAALAAAVLPGDATMTYETSFTGSEISLTGTSSQQQYFTVMDYWNVEAVNIRLHFQVSQINADQQSSVTLSLNGIPFYSFRPSTENNGEQSLSVPAPKGFLKEGSNTLSIQGNLKTDTGDYQLCSIDNTQDNWLHLFNTSNISVKYVPKAITGGIADFSARFSGMDTVKRGQSLLAVPENATGSELESATYALTGFAKGNTLNDKTIPLLPYREEALKDKRAVVLVAMYDHLPGPLKKLVSTTADLSTHAVIQLVNMDSSPVLVVTSRDESLLIKAGRFMASGELLSQSSEDLKLVDDATAVADPAPPISSNVTFTETGDKLTGPNHQEQTYFVSLPSNRSIADDGKISLDFRYAGNLDFERSLVTVSINNTPVGSKKLTKELADGDVLTLDVPQSLNISGNFSVTVAFDLEMANAICTPNTEQMPWAYISKESMMRLNTKDRTELLLSNYPYPFLRDGIFNRVAVVLPQEMDDYAYKSLGNIFNMLGQYAGGNTGDVHYYSDDVAADNLKDNNIIAIGTYKNNKVIRDNNDKLFFKYNKDGSTLLSNEKIAIEEQYGAGIGTLQLLDSPYESGRGLLAVTAVSSESYYLVSKLIASEKDRWKVYGDGVAADKDGQVHAYRFKTLSGAAKESTVAQIIERSDVLGFVVAAVLMITLVIVSLLLLLRKHMKKRGDKRET encoded by the coding sequence ATGATGAAAAAACAGATAATGATAGGGCTGATTTGCCTCTCCCTTTTCCTGGTTCAAATTCCTGCGGCACTGGCAGCAGCAGTGCTTCCCGGTGACGCCACGATGACTTACGAGACTTCATTTACGGGCAGTGAGATCTCTCTGACGGGCACAAGTTCCCAGCAGCAGTATTTCACAGTCATGGATTACTGGAACGTCGAGGCGGTGAACATCAGGCTGCATTTTCAGGTGTCACAGATTAATGCGGACCAGCAGTCAAGTGTGACACTGTCGCTTAACGGCATTCCGTTCTACTCCTTCAGACCGTCTACTGAGAATAACGGGGAGCAGAGCCTGAGCGTTCCAGCGCCCAAGGGCTTCCTTAAGGAAGGCAGCAACACACTAAGTATTCAGGGGAATCTGAAGACCGATACGGGGGATTATCAGCTCTGCAGTATAGACAATACGCAGGACAACTGGCTGCATCTGTTCAATACCTCCAATATATCCGTGAAGTACGTGCCTAAGGCGATAACGGGCGGGATTGCCGATTTCAGTGCCAGATTCTCAGGGATGGATACGGTGAAAAGAGGACAAAGCCTGCTGGCCGTGCCGGAGAATGCCACAGGGTCTGAACTGGAGAGCGCTACCTACGCCCTGACGGGCTTCGCCAAAGGCAATACGCTGAACGATAAGACGATTCCGCTGCTGCCCTACCGTGAGGAAGCCCTGAAGGACAAGCGTGCAGTAGTGCTGGTAGCGATGTATGATCATCTGCCGGGCCCGCTGAAGAAGCTGGTGAGCACTACAGCTGATCTTAGCACCCATGCCGTGATCCAGCTGGTGAACATGGATTCCTCACCGGTGCTGGTGGTTACCTCCAGGGATGAGAGCCTGCTGATCAAGGCCGGACGCTTCATGGCCAGCGGGGAGCTGCTGAGCCAGAGCAGCGAAGACCTGAAACTAGTGGATGATGCTACCGCTGTAGCAGACCCGGCGCCGCCCATCAGCTCGAATGTTACATTCACAGAGACTGGGGATAAGCTGACCGGACCGAATCATCAGGAGCAGACTTATTTCGTTTCGCTGCCGTCCAACCGCTCGATTGCGGATGACGGCAAAATCAGCCTCGATTTCCGCTATGCGGGGAATCTGGATTTTGAGCGCTCACTGGTGACGGTGAGCATCAATAATACGCCGGTCGGCAGCAAGAAGCTGACGAAGGAACTGGCTGACGGTGATGTGCTGACTCTGGATGTGCCGCAGAGCCTGAACATCTCCGGCAACTTCTCGGTCACGGTGGCTTTTGATCTGGAGATGGCGAATGCCATCTGTACACCGAATACGGAGCAGATGCCCTGGGCATATATCAGCAAGGAATCGATGATGCGCCTGAACACGAAGGACCGCACAGAGCTGCTGCTGAGCAACTATCCGTACCCGTTCCTGCGGGACGGCATCTTCAACCGTGTAGCGGTCGTTCTGCCGCAGGAGATGGACGACTATGCCTATAAGAGTCTGGGCAATATCTTCAACATGCTTGGCCAATACGCCGGAGGCAACACCGGCGATGTCCATTATTACAGCGATGATGTGGCTGCGGATAATCTGAAGGACAACAACATCATTGCCATCGGCACTTATAAGAACAACAAGGTGATCCGCGACAACAACGACAAGCTCTTCTTCAAATACAACAAAGACGGCTCAACCCTGCTGTCCAATGAGAAAATAGCGATCGAGGAGCAGTACGGGGCCGGCATCGGTACGCTGCAGCTGCTGGACTCACCCTACGAGAGCGGACGGGGCCTGCTTGCGGTTACAGCGGTCAGCTCCGAGAGCTACTACCTGGTCTCGAAGCTGATTGCCAGCGAGAAAGACCGCTGGAAGGTCTACGGGGACGGTGTGGCTGCAGATAAAGACGGCCAGGTTCATGCGTACCGCTTCAAAACCCTCTCAGGCGCGGCCAAAGAATCAACAGTGGCGCAGATTATTGAGCGTTCAGATGTGCTGGGCTTTGTGGTTGCGGCTGTTCTTATGATCACGCTGGTCATTGTATCGCTGCTGCTCCTGCTCCGCAAACATATGAAGAAACGTGGTGATAAGCGTGAGACGTAA
- a CDS encoding type B 50S ribosomal protein L31 encodes MKEGIHPKFNQVIFFDASVGYKFLSSSTKSSGETMEWEDGNTYPVIRVDSSSASHPFYTGKQRDTETGGRVDKFKQRLAQKK; translated from the coding sequence ATGAAAGAAGGCATACACCCTAAGTTCAACCAGGTTATCTTCTTCGATGCAAGCGTAGGCTACAAATTCCTGAGCTCGTCCACCAAGTCTTCCGGTGAAACGATGGAATGGGAAGACGGCAACACTTATCCAGTGATCCGTGTAGACTCCAGCTCCGCATCCCACCCGTTCTACACAGGTAAACAAAGAGATACCGAAACTGGCGGCCGTGTTGACAAGTTCAAACAACGGTTGGCACAGAAGAAATAA
- a CDS encoding DUF350 domain-containing protein: MTIVINLVVSILTIVLLQVLGMVVFTLMTPFKDMEELKKGNVAVSLAFGGKFLATAIILGVAAYTNTSIWFMMLWFAVGYVCLVASYWIFELFTPGFRISEQLQKGNVAVGVTLCMVFVGTAFAVSSLII; encoded by the coding sequence TTGACGATTGTTATTAATCTGGTGGTTAGTATTCTGACCATTGTTCTGCTTCAGGTGCTGGGTATGGTTGTATTCACCCTGATGACGCCTTTTAAAGACATGGAGGAGCTGAAGAAGGGGAATGTCGCGGTATCACTGGCCTTTGGCGGCAAGTTTCTGGCCACGGCGATCATTCTTGGTGTGGCGGCCTATACGAATACCTCCATCTGGTTCATGATGCTCTGGTTCGCGGTGGGGTATGTGTGCCTGGTTGCCTCTTACTGGATCTTTGAGCTGTTCACTCCCGGGTTCCGGATTTCGGAGCAGCTGCAGAAAGGGAATGTTGCGGTAGGCGTAACACTCTGTATGGTCTTTGTCGGAACAGCGTTTGCGGTCAGCAGCCTGATTATTTAA
- the wsfD gene encoding glycan biosynthesis hexose transferase WsfD: MIDNPVKTSTRPGITLASLRITPAFAAAFGVLLVTVIALFTAPYVGMADNGDFFRIIYSNGLYFNLPDYDSQYFGYFVKQFGIYQYYNENSSMLVSSQSLFIKLALFVNKLVFSKEVFDIRFQAAIYTLLYVAAVYLLIEAVTFKMSRKRGMIVAVLAVFIFGDTGYTAYFNSFFGESLVMVTMILVFASWLLLYRKRYNDYAMLAVLLVSTLILTTSKQQNAPVGMVISLLSISLVWIRRDKLFRWVTLLSAALMMFAGVATYLNISKEFVNINQYHAMTRGVLMESENPETALQSFGINEQYAILKENTYYDQYGTVDVKSDLLEKDFYSQYGFISILKYYVTHPDQLGSILNTAAESAYTIKPAAMGNYEKSAGKEFRAQSHFFNVYSTLKEKLAPRTFAFILLWMAVITGVYMPSFVSAVRVRDYRGMQRLFVILATMLVGLSGIVVSIIGAGDADIAKHEFLFTLAFDLITFQVISSVIGRGISSRKSMPAAPPSVPAPEYAALNNGVSL; encoded by the coding sequence ATGATAGACAACCCAGTGAAAACATCAACCCGGCCCGGCATAACCCTTGCCAGCCTTCGGATTACCCCAGCGTTTGCCGCGGCTTTTGGCGTATTGCTCGTAACAGTCATCGCGCTCTTTACCGCTCCCTATGTGGGAATGGCAGATAACGGTGACTTTTTCCGGATTATATATAGCAATGGACTGTACTTCAACCTCCCGGATTATGACAGCCAGTATTTCGGGTATTTCGTCAAGCAGTTTGGAATCTACCAGTACTACAACGAGAACAGCTCGATGCTGGTCTCCTCCCAGTCCCTGTTTATCAAGCTGGCGCTGTTCGTCAATAAGCTGGTATTCAGCAAGGAAGTGTTCGATATCCGGTTTCAGGCCGCGATCTATACGCTCCTGTATGTAGCTGCTGTCTACTTGCTCATTGAAGCCGTTACGTTCAAGATGTCCCGGAAGCGGGGGATGATTGTTGCGGTTCTGGCAGTTTTTATCTTCGGGGACACGGGGTATACCGCCTACTTCAATTCGTTCTTCGGCGAAAGCCTGGTAATGGTCACGATGATTCTGGTGTTCGCCTCATGGCTGCTGCTGTACCGAAAACGATACAACGATTACGCCATGCTGGCGGTACTTCTGGTCAGCACGCTGATCCTAACGACCTCCAAGCAGCAAAATGCTCCTGTGGGCATGGTGATTTCCCTGCTCTCTATCTCACTTGTCTGGATCCGCCGGGATAAATTGTTCCGCTGGGTCACGCTCCTGTCCGCCGCCCTGATGATGTTCGCCGGTGTTGCCACCTATCTTAATATCTCCAAAGAGTTCGTGAATATTAACCAGTATCATGCCATGACCCGCGGAGTGCTAATGGAATCAGAGAATCCGGAGACCGCGCTTCAATCCTTCGGGATTAATGAACAGTACGCAATTCTCAAAGAGAATACCTATTATGATCAATACGGGACCGTGGATGTGAAATCGGATCTGCTGGAAAAGGATTTCTACAGCCAATACGGTTTCATCTCGATTCTGAAATATTATGTTACGCATCCGGACCAGCTGGGCTCGATTCTCAATACGGCTGCCGAAAGCGCCTATACGATCAAGCCCGCGGCGATGGGAAATTATGAGAAATCTGCTGGCAAGGAGTTCCGGGCGCAGAGTCATTTCTTCAATGTATACAGTACGCTGAAGGAGAAGCTGGCTCCCCGCACCTTTGCCTTCATCCTCCTCTGGATGGCTGTGATTACAGGTGTCTATATGCCTTCCTTCGTGAGCGCGGTCCGGGTGCGGGACTACCGGGGAATGCAGCGGCTGTTCGTGATTCTGGCTACAATGCTTGTCGGATTGTCCGGCATTGTAGTCTCCATTATCGGAGCCGGCGATGCCGATATTGCGAAGCATGAATTCCTGTTTACCTTAGCCTTTGACCTGATCACTTTCCAGGTCATATCGAGCGTCATTGGCCGCGGAATCTCCTCCCGGAAATCCATGCCGGCTGCACCGCCTTCCGTGCCGGCCCCAGAATATGCTGCCCTGAATAATGGGGTGAGCCTTTGA
- a CDS encoding diguanylate cyclase domain-containing protein: MRRNRSSLISDLGFLAFLVLMFACTVFIAGSPDHYIQNIIILNVAFLLALVTYFTTVTAGLTLNLAFIFGYGFFVVYQTVSEGASIGVNTYFWLIMTPLITVVLWVFTSSSRELQAENERLQKRTANLAAVDENTDLRNSISFQKDASLFTGISTRYHIPLTLLVVKVKYWNEIRRLIPEEQLSEAIYDVSQLSQSSIRTNDALYLLDKEDATWGLLLFTDREGAKIVIERIKLRLQELNDTEFSGKYKVNLGLKIGAVEYEADKIENPLDFIVQAKKQLEYDV, from the coding sequence GTGAGACGTAACCGCAGCAGCCTAATCTCTGATCTCGGGTTTCTGGCCTTCCTGGTCCTGATGTTTGCCTGCACCGTATTCATTGCCGGCTCTCCGGATCACTATATACAGAACATCATTATTCTGAATGTGGCCTTCCTACTGGCGCTGGTCACGTATTTCACCACGGTAACTGCGGGACTGACGCTGAATCTGGCGTTTATCTTCGGATACGGCTTCTTCGTGGTCTATCAAACGGTGTCCGAAGGGGCATCGATTGGCGTAAATACGTACTTCTGGCTAATTATGACTCCACTGATTACAGTCGTCCTCTGGGTCTTCACGTCCAGCAGCCGTGAGCTGCAGGCCGAGAATGAGCGCCTGCAGAAGCGGACGGCCAATCTTGCCGCCGTGGATGAGAATACGGATCTGCGTAACAGTATTTCTTTTCAGAAGGATGCCAGCCTGTTCACCGGGATATCGACACGGTATCACATTCCGCTGACGCTGCTTGTCGTCAAGGTGAAATACTGGAATGAGATCCGCCGTCTGATTCCGGAAGAGCAGCTGTCCGAAGCGATCTATGATGTCTCCCAGCTCAGCCAGTCCAGTATCCGCACCAATGACGCGCTGTATCTGCTGGACAAGGAGGACGCCACCTGGGGGCTCCTGCTCTTCACAGACCGTGAAGGGGCCAAGATTGTCATTGAGCGGATTAAGCTCCGGCTGCAGGAATTGAATGATACCGAGTTCTCCGGCAAGTATAAAGTGAACCTGGGGCTGAAGATTGGGGCAGTGGAGTATGAGGCGGACAAGATTGAGAATCCGCTGGATTTCATTGTCCAGGCTAAAAAGCAGCTGGAGTACGATGTATAA
- a CDS encoding potassium channel protein, protein MHFLIRISGKLLHLKKKSIALIILAFIILSATTAFLLEPDTFHNWFNAFYWVMTTMATVGYGDYFATTAIGKVFTIFIYIFGIGLLSLVIGKVIDAMGEMQRRRGAGTLNFHGHNHVILINWSRKTQAAVDEILCYDAKCKIVIIDENGRHPLEQLEQVHFISGDASSDDILLKANIGSARAAIVFSDTRIDEASLSDGKTLLIASSIERIAPQVHTTVEIMQEKNIQNFKHVHVNEFVLSHDAISRLAVRSALQEGNSEVITQLLSRQHGDDIYEIPRSSAWNTYGDAFQALLRQGATLLSDRGDLGINRKLEQPIPADARLYIVADEETYRRIKTG, encoded by the coding sequence TTGCATTTTCTAATCCGAATTTCCGGCAAGCTGCTGCATCTAAAGAAGAAGTCCATAGCTCTGATCATCCTGGCATTCATCATTCTGAGTGCAACCACTGCGTTCCTGCTGGAGCCGGACACTTTTCATAACTGGTTCAACGCCTTTTATTGGGTAATGACCACAATGGCTACTGTAGGCTACGGCGACTATTTCGCCACTACAGCCATTGGTAAGGTATTTACGATATTCATATATATCTTTGGCATCGGACTGCTCAGTTTGGTCATCGGTAAGGTTATCGATGCCATGGGAGAGATGCAGCGCAGGAGAGGAGCCGGAACCTTGAACTTTCACGGGCATAATCATGTCATACTGATTAACTGGAGCCGTAAAACGCAGGCGGCTGTGGATGAAATTCTGTGTTATGACGCCAAGTGCAAGATCGTGATTATTGATGAGAACGGCCGGCATCCATTGGAACAGCTGGAGCAGGTTCACTTCATCAGCGGGGATGCTTCCAGTGATGATATTCTGCTGAAGGCGAACATCGGGAGCGCCAGAGCGGCGATCGTGTTCAGCGATACCCGTATAGACGAGGCCTCGCTGAGCGACGGCAAGACGCTGCTGATCGCCTCCAGTATTGAACGGATCGCCCCGCAAGTACATACCACCGTAGAAATCATGCAGGAGAAGAACATTCAGAACTTCAAGCATGTTCATGTGAACGAGTTCGTGCTCTCCCATGATGCCATCTCCAGACTCGCGGTAAGATCTGCCCTGCAGGAAGGCAATTCTGAAGTGATCACCCAACTGCTCAGCCGCCAGCATGGCGATGATATCTATGAGATTCCGCGCAGCAGTGCCTGGAATACCTATGGTGACGCCTTTCAGGCTCTGCTGCGGCAGGGAGCAACCCTGCTGTCCGACCGTGGCGACCTTGGCATTAACCGTAAGCTGGAGCAGCCGATTCCGGCCGATGCCAGACTCTATATTGTTGCCGATGAGGAGACTTACCGGAGAATTAAAACAGGCTAA